One Natrinema halophilum genomic window carries:
- a CDS encoding MogA/MoaB family molybdenum cofactor biosynthesis protein has translation MPSDSDDRRSTDHHGHDIVDPLYVGIVTVSSSRAAKPDPDDPGGDTIQEAFEADGHEVQERLLVRDDYSAIRTAVRRLVARRDIDVVCTTGGTGVTADDVSPEATSSLFERELPGFGERFRSLSWDEVGTRAIASRATAGIAVDTPVFCLPGSQSACETACEELIVPETPHLAGLATRHRTGTDDQTLADYQTD, from the coding sequence ATGCCAAGCGACAGCGACGATCGTCGGAGTACCGACCATCACGGCCACGACATCGTAGATCCGCTCTACGTCGGGATCGTGACCGTCTCGAGTTCGCGCGCAGCCAAACCGGATCCCGACGATCCGGGTGGCGACACGATCCAGGAGGCGTTCGAAGCTGACGGCCACGAAGTACAGGAGCGATTGCTGGTCCGGGACGATTACTCGGCGATCCGGACCGCCGTCAGGAGGCTAGTCGCGCGAAGGGATATCGATGTCGTGTGTACCACGGGTGGCACGGGCGTCACCGCCGACGACGTTTCGCCGGAGGCGACCTCGTCGCTGTTCGAGCGCGAGTTACCGGGCTTTGGCGAACGCTTCCGCTCGCTTTCGTGGGACGAAGTCGGAACACGAGCGATAGCCTCCCGTGCGACGGCAGGTATCGCCGTCGATACGCCGGTTTTTTGTCTTCCCGGAAGCCAAAGCGCGTGCGAAACGGCCTGTGAAGAGTTGATCGTCCCCGAGACGCCACACCTCGCGGGGCTCGCGACGCGCCATCGCACCGGAACCGACGACCAGACGCTCGCCGATTATCAAACGGACTAA
- the cca gene encoding CCA tRNA nucleotidyltransferase translates to MSEEDDDSGERDPSGRPRANDGVDHGSTCSQRDSRADGRDGSSDGDTDHSLERIVAEIRAEVTPDADERSHLREIAERLIDRAERAATDRCADADVLQVGSTARNTWISGDRDIDIFVRFPPDLDRETLETYGLEVGHATLPEGHEEYAEHPYVKGTVEGFDVDVVPCFRLESATEIRSAVDRTPFHTRYLQARLDDDLAGDIRVTKQFLTGIGVYGSDLRTRGFSGYLTELLVCEYGGFRPFLEAAADWQPPVELDPEDHGRARETATPSRNEKVGTTDLPFDDPLIVIDPTDPERNVAAVCSPDNVARLQHYAREFLTTPRPDMFWPDEPDPLSKSDLLAHIERRKTTPVAVRFTSPDLVEDQLYPQLRKSLDGITRELDGRGFDAFRGTTFADETAVVFIELAVSERPALERHEGPPISVRDHAKGFYSAYVDDPDAYGPFIEGDRYVTERDREFTTARAFLESDRLFDVGLGAHVETALGDGYDVLTGEEVTALLDEFAAELATYFEPRP, encoded by the coding sequence ATGAGTGAGGAGGACGACGACAGTGGCGAACGCGATCCGAGTGGTCGACCACGGGCCAACGACGGTGTCGACCACGGTTCGACGTGCAGCCAGCGCGATTCTCGCGCTGACGGACGAGACGGGTCGTCGGATGGAGACACGGATCACTCCCTCGAGCGGATCGTCGCCGAGATTCGAGCCGAAGTGACCCCCGACGCAGACGAACGGTCACATCTCCGTGAGATTGCAGAGCGACTCATCGACCGAGCCGAACGCGCCGCGACCGACCGCTGTGCCGACGCTGACGTCTTGCAGGTCGGCTCTACGGCAAGAAACACCTGGATTAGCGGCGATCGGGATATCGACATCTTCGTGCGCTTCCCGCCGGATCTCGACCGCGAAACGCTTGAGACGTACGGCCTCGAGGTCGGCCACGCGACCCTCCCCGAGGGCCACGAGGAGTACGCCGAACACCCCTACGTGAAAGGAACGGTCGAGGGATTCGACGTCGACGTCGTCCCCTGCTTTCGGCTCGAGTCTGCCACGGAAATCCGTTCGGCCGTCGACCGAACGCCGTTCCACACCCGGTATCTTCAGGCGCGACTCGACGACGACCTCGCAGGGGACATTCGAGTTACGAAACAGTTCCTTACGGGAATCGGGGTCTACGGCAGCGACCTCCGGACGCGGGGTTTCAGCGGTTACCTCACCGAGTTACTCGTCTGCGAGTACGGCGGCTTCCGACCGTTTCTCGAGGCCGCTGCCGATTGGCAGCCCCCGGTCGAACTCGACCCGGAAGATCACGGCCGCGCACGCGAGACGGCAACTCCATCTCGAAACGAGAAGGTCGGCACCACCGACCTCCCGTTCGACGATCCGCTGATCGTCATCGATCCCACCGATCCCGAGCGCAACGTCGCCGCAGTCTGTTCGCCAGACAACGTCGCTCGCCTCCAGCACTACGCTCGCGAGTTCTTGACGACCCCACGCCCGGATATGTTCTGGCCCGACGAGCCTGATCCGTTGTCGAAATCCGACCTGCTCGCACACATCGAGCGCCGGAAAACCACCCCCGTTGCCGTCCGATTCACGTCTCCGGACCTCGTCGAAGACCAGCTCTACCCGCAACTCCGAAAATCGCTCGACGGTATCACGCGTGAACTTGACGGCCGTGGATTCGACGCCTTCCGAGGAACGACGTTCGCCGACGAAACTGCGGTCGTCTTTATCGAGCTTGCTGTCAGCGAACGACCTGCGCTCGAGCGCCACGAGGGGCCGCCGATTTCCGTTCGCGACCACGCCAAGGGGTTCTATTCCGCGTACGTCGACGATCCTGACGCCTACGGTCCCTTCATCGAGGGGGACCGCTACGTGACCGAACGCGACCGGGAGTTCACTACCGCCCGGGCGTTTCTCGAGAGCGACCGACTCTTCGATGTGGGTCTCGGCGCACACGTCGAGACGGCACTCGGGGACGGCTACGACGTGTTGACCGGCGAGGAGGTCACGGCACTGCTCGACGAATTCGCTGCAGAACTCGCAACGTACTTCGAACCCCGTCCCTGA